Proteins from a single region of Pseudomonas sp. BSw22131:
- a CDS encoding peptidoglycan DD-metalloendopeptidase family protein — protein sequence MMVPALAAAPSDSFISRALNKPVPGGVAVVDLGNGVEPPKATYQGKPVLVVKEQGNRWLAIVGVSLTVKPGSQQLAVRDASGSRNLSFVVGDKKYPEQRITLKNQRQVNPDPNDLKRIESELALQIQAYRSFSPGTPSNLILDKPVNGPLSSKFGVRRFFNGEERNPHSGLDFAVPAGTPIKSPAAGKVILIGNYFFNGNTVFVDHGQGFISMFCHMSKIDVKVGDAVPRGGVVGRVGSTGRATGPHMHWNVSLNDARVDPAIFIGAFQP from the coding sequence ATGATGGTGCCTGCGCTGGCTGCCGCACCTTCTGACAGCTTCATCAGCCGAGCGCTGAACAAACCAGTACCCGGCGGCGTTGCCGTGGTGGATCTGGGTAACGGCGTCGAGCCGCCCAAAGCTACTTATCAGGGCAAACCGGTGCTGGTGGTCAAGGAACAAGGCAATCGCTGGCTGGCGATTGTCGGCGTTTCACTGACAGTAAAACCGGGCAGCCAGCAATTGGCCGTCCGCGACGCCAGCGGCAGCCGTAACCTGAGCTTTGTCGTAGGCGACAAGAAGTACCCGGAGCAGCGCATCACCCTGAAGAACCAGCGTCAGGTGAACCCCGATCCAAACGACCTGAAGCGCATTGAAAGTGAGCTGGCGTTGCAGATTCAGGCATACCGCAGCTTCAGCCCCGGTACGCCCAGCAACCTGATACTGGACAAACCGGTGAATGGTCCGTTGTCGAGCAAGTTCGGGGTGCGCAGGTTCTTCAATGGCGAGGAGCGCAATCCTCACTCGGGCCTCGATTTTGCGGTGCCAGCGGGAACGCCGATCAAATCCCCGGCGGCCGGCAAGGTCATCCTGATCGGTAACTATTTCTTCAACGGCAACACGGTGTTTGTCGATCACGGCCAAGGCTTCATCAGCATGTTCTGCCACATGTCGAAAATTGATGTGAAAGTGGGTGATGCCGTGCCGCGTGGCGGTGTGGTGGGACGTGTAGGCTCAACCGGGCGAGCCACCGGGCCGCACATGCACTGGAACGTCAGCCTGAATGATGCGCGGGTAGATCCGGCCATTTTCATCGGGGCGTTCCAACCCTGA